One part of the Megachile rotundata isolate GNS110a chromosome 16, iyMegRotu1, whole genome shotgun sequence genome encodes these proteins:
- the LOC100883704 gene encoding uncharacterized protein LOC100883704 isoform X1, with protein sequence MDGSTGPPSDVTAMGSENDEGSKAQRDIDDTVTSVSSKSVTSTYSMTQSDQPTEYHGQDSIRPGSTSPHPTTSPSSPLSSSSSTSASSSSSSSSSSSSSSSSSSSSSSSASASASASASSSSSSSSPSPSSSSSSSPPPSPLSSSLSLLPPLQPGCGCLAATVLGSDEVTISITPTTGGQFDLTVDRTDTIENLKKLISKRLKVSKERICLLHRERQLREGTLEENRLQDGSRLTLLPSVETGLLAQRPEQSVMQALESLNDSQVNDFLSGKAPLNLTMRLGDHMMLIQLQLSTVPSPTTNQATNNTTGLTIGGNSSNGSNLPTNHVSTSLQSRRSTVLAARSTSTSSTKLQNGSAAARTSSLISSLASALHAASSCSTSLSTATTTTSPVCSSRATTAPSVSPTPSYSSISPPYSSFCANQSSQSTRTSCNHGSVSPNSNSSACQSCLLYHHHHHHHHSHHYHHHHHHHHHHSRNKSTTSSNTSQSTSSIDHFQQSTSIGDGCMDSIPYNITPPRKKLNTGHHHSQQSMSGTNSLRSTAVDGDPSIQSPTSSLVEQNSKAATLDTRALVEASRNLTQKLKQLSSEVLTSRVDLAEENARRRQGAIIESMHHHGKGVYSGTFSGTLNPALQDRHGRPKRDISTIIHILNDLLCATPAATTGHYRHHHRHSSGRQQSLTSASSGGTTTVNGTSTSIGCHDSPTPGYSTEELSKENEATKGKMRRLRLVMEQRRAKRRARRQARAAPYTTQWAAVTPDPDPNHDPNTSTTATTNSTEPQNEPELQPCSPEPVVA encoded by the exons ATGGACGGTAGCACGGGTCCTCCGTCGGATGTGACGGCAATGGGAAGTGAAAACGATGAAGGATCGAAGGCACAACGAGACATCGACGATACTGTCACTTCTGTCTCGTCCAAATCGGTCACGTCCACGTATTCTATGACGCAGTCCGATCAGCCAACGGAATATCACGGTCAAGATTCGATAAGACCCGGTTCAACTTCTCCGCACCCTACAACCTCACCGTCTTCGCCTttgtcgtcatcgtcgtcgacgtcggcgtcgtcgtcgtcgtcttcgtcctcgtcctcgtcctcgtcctcgtcgtcgtcgtcgtcgtcgtcctcgtcgGCGTCAGCGTCAGCGTCAGCGTCGgcgtcgtcgtcatcgtcgtcgtcgtcgccgtcaccgtcgtcgtcatcgtcgtcatCGCCGCCGCCATCGCCGTTATCCTCTTCGTTGTCACTGTTGCCGCCACTGCAACCGGGGTGTGGCTGCCTTGCTGCCACTGTCCTCGGATCCGATGAAGTTACCATTAGCATCACGCCGACCACCGGTGGACAATTTGACCTTACCGTCGATCGTACCGACACCATAGAGAATCTCAAGAAACTCATCTCGAAGAGGTTGAAAGTCTCCAAAGAACGCATTTGTTTATTACATCGTGAAAG GCAGTTACGCGAAGGAACGCTGGAGGAAAATCGTTTACAAGATGGCAGTCGACTTACGTTACTACCGAGTGTTGAAACCGGCCTTTTG GCACAACGACCGGAACAGAGTGTGATGCAAGCACTGGAGAGCCTAAACGATTCTCAGGTGAACGATTTTTTATCCGGCAAGGCTCCATTAAACCTCACTATGCGCCTTGGAGATCACATGATgctgatacaattacaactatctACGGTACCTTCGCCGACCACTAATCAAGCGACCAACAATACGACTGGATTGACCATCGGTGGAAATAGCTCGAATGGATCTAATTTGCCTACCAACCACGTTTCAACCTCTCTTCAGAGCAGACGATCTACCGTTCTGGCTGCTCGATCGACGAGTACCTCCTCGACGAAATTACAGAATGGCAGTGCAGCTGCACGAACCTCGTCTTTGATAAGCAGCTTGGCATCGGCGTTGCACGCAGCCTCTAGTTGCAGTACTAGTTTGTCGACGGCCACTACGACGACCAGTCCTGTTTGTTCCAGTCGTGCAACTACCGCCCCCTCTGTGTCCCCCACGCCATCTTATTCCTCGATCAGTCCGCCGTATTCATCTTTCTGCGCTAATCAGTCGTCACAATCCACGCGTACCAGCTGCAACCATGGTTCTGTCTCGCCCAACAGCAATTCCAGCGCGTGTCAGTCTTGCCTTCTGTATCACCACCATCATCACCATCATCATAGTCACCATTATCATcatcaccatcaccatcatcatcatcattcgAGAAACAAATCTACCACCTCATCCAACACCTCCCAGTCAACCTCTTCCATCGACCATTTCCAACAATCTACCTCTATCGGCGATGGCTGCATGGACTCGATACCCTATAACATCACCCCGCCAAGGAAAAAGCTCAACACGGGTCATCACCATAGCCAACAGTCGATGAGCGGTACGAACTCTTTAAGGAGTACTGCCGTGGACGGAGATCCTAGTATACAGAGCCCTACCTCCTCCTTGGTGGAGCAAAACTCGAAAGCTGCGACCCTCGACACCAGGGCACTGGTCGAAGCTTCCCGTAATTTGACGCAGAAACTGAAGCAGCTCTCCTCTGAGGTACTCACCTCGCGGGTCGACCTCGCAGAG gaaaatgCAAGACGTAGACAAGGTGCAATAATAGAGAGTATGCATCACCATGGAAAAGGTGTGTACTCCGGTACATTTAGCGGAACTCTGAATCCGGCTCTTCAGGATAGACATGGACGTCCAAAGCGAGACATAAGTACTATTATTCACATTCTGAACGATTTGCTGTGTGCCACGCCGGCAGCTACGACAGGTCATTACAGGCATCATCATAGGCATTCTAGCGGTCGTCAACAATCTCTAACGTCTGCATCCTCCGGTGGAACGACGACCGTAAATGGTACATCAACGTCCATTGGTTGTCACGATTCCCCTACACCTGGATATTCTACCG AAGAACTCTCGAAAGAAAACGAAGCAACTAAAGGAAAGATGAGACGGCTGCGTTTAGTGATGGAACAACGACGCGCCAAGAGAAGAGCCAGAAGACAAGCAAGAGCAGCACCCTATACCACGCAATGGGCCGCGGTTACGCCAGATCCTGATCCAAATCATGATCCAAATACGTCTACTACCGCTACCACGAATTCGACGGAACCACAAAATGAACCAGAACTACAGCCATGTAGTCCCGAACCGGTTGTAGCTTAA